DNA sequence from the bacterium genome:
AGAAGCGTCTCAGCATCGACGCCGGTCATTCCCACTTCAAGATCAACGGGTTGGCGGCCGAGGATTTTCCAACTCTGCCGGAGGTTGCGGACGATCAGGAGTTGACCATTCCCTTCGAGCTTCTGAAGAAAGCGATCGGTCGCATTATCTTTGCCGTTTCGACCGAGGAATCTCGATTTCAGCTCAACGGTGCGTTGCTGAAGTTGAATGACGATGGGGTCGAGTTGGTAGCGACCGACGGTCACCGGCTGGCGCTGATCGAGAATGATCTGCCGGGTTCGAGCGTCGCCGAAGGGGTTCTGGTTCCGCGCAAGGCTCTACATGAGCTCCAGCGTTTCGAAGAAGCCGGCGATCTGTCCTTCCGTAGGAGCGAGCACCACCTGTCGTTTCGACTGGGTAGCCGGGAATTGATCTGCCGAATCCTGGAAGGCACATTCCCGGACTACAACCGAGTGATCTCGAAGGAGAACGACAAGCAGGCGGTCTTTGACAAGAAAGCCCTGTCGCAGGCCGTACAGAGGGTGGCGCTGCTGACCGGGGACCGGGCGCGGGCGGTTCGACTCGAACTCGCCAGCGGCAACCTGGTGATCACCGCGGCCAATCCGGATCTGGGCGAGGCGATGGAGGAGTTGGCCTGTGACTACGAGGGCGAGGAGCTCAAGATCGGGATGAATCCGGACTACCTGGTTCACTTTCTTGCGGCGTTGGACACCGACAAGGTCAGGCTCGATCTCAAGGATGAGAACACCCAGTGCATTGGCTATCCGGTCGACGGCGAGGACAAGCGATACCTCTGCGTCATCATGCCGATGCGCATCTGAGCAGTAGTCGTCTCCCTGCTGAAAAGCATCTCAATTCAAGACTTTCGCTGCTTTGCGGGAGCGAGCTGGGCTCCGGGAAGCGGTCGCCACATTCTCGTTGGCGACAACGGTGCCGGCAAGACGTCGGTCCTCGAGGCGATCTACTTTCTCGCCACCACTCGGAGCTTTCGCAGCAGCCGGCTCGCCGACTGCGTGCGTTGGCAGCACGATGGTTTCTGGGTCAGCGGACGTCTGGAAGGGGATCGGGGAACCGAGTTGGTGGCCTCCTGGAAGCCCGGCGGAGGCCAGCGTTTGGTCAACGGCAAGAGCGCCCCACTGAGCGACTATTTGGCGGTTTTGCCGGCCTTCTCATGGTCCACGCGGGACAATCCGCTGCTCGATGGGGAGCCGGAGGCGCGCCGGCGGCTGTTGGATCAGGGAATCGTCTCCAAGAAGCCGCTCGAAGTGGAGGTGCTATCGCGCTATCGGCGCGTCCTCGTGGCCAAGAGGCGGCTCCTGGCGGATGGCGGCGGCACGAGCTCGGGCGACACTCTCGAGTCCTGGAATAGGCTTCTTGCCGAGTTTGGGAATGAGCTGATTAGGCTTCGGTACACTTACCTGAGTGAGCTCCAGGCTGCGCTCGCGGAAACGCTGATCGAGAGCGGGATCGAGCTTCAGCCCGTCGAGTTACGCTACCGGCCCAACCCCGAGTCGGGGGCCGAATCGGTCGAGGGTTTTCTGAGGGCTCTGGAACTCGAGCGCAAGAGTGAGTTGAGACGCAGGAGAAGCCTGGTGGGGCCACACCGGGACCGCCTCGAGATCCGCTGGGGTATGTCGGATATCGGCCGTTCGGCGTCGGCCGGAGAGCGCAAGCTCTTCGGGCTGGTGCTGACCGCGGCCAGACGGCGGGCTCTACGGGCCGGTGGCCGGGAGCCGATCATCTTGCTGGATGACCTGGACGCGACCCTCGACGGCCCCCATCTGGAGGCTGCTTGGCGACTCTTCGACAACGTGCCGCAGGTGGTCGCTTCGTCGGCGGATCCGGCGACAGGTCGCCGATTCAATGGGGTCAGTAGCTGGTGTCTGAAGGACGGCCGAATCGAGCCGCTGTAGAGATTTTGGACTTTTCGGAAAATCGCTGAGAATCGTAGTATAAGTCATTGAAATAAAAGGGCTTATTGCTTTGTATTTGCCCGCTTCGATGGTATAGTTCACGGAGGGCAAAGGTCGTCCGAACAGACCCCGTCCGAGGGTCACCGGCTGTCCGATCCCGGCGGGTTTTCCAACGAAAAAGCGACGCGGGATTGGGCTTCCAAGGGGTGTGCAATATCTCCTTGGGAGCGGTCGGGGGGTTGGGTGTGGCCTTTCCCGAGGAGGCTTGGACTTTGGCAACGGCAATCACTTCGGGCTATACCGCAGACAGCATCAAGGTTCTCAAGGGACTGGAGGCCGTTCGCAAACGGCCGGGCATGTACATCGGAGACACCGATGACGGATCGGGTCTCCACCATCTGGTT
Encoded proteins:
- the recF gene encoding DNA replication and repair protein RecF (All proteins in this family for which functions are known are DNA-binding proteins that assist the filamentation of RecA onto DNA for the initiation of recombination or recombinational repair.) codes for the protein MLKSISIQDFRCFAGASWAPGSGRHILVGDNGAGKTSVLEAIYFLATTRSFRSSRLADCVRWQHDGFWVSGRLEGDRGTELVASWKPGGGQRLVNGKSAPLSDYLAVLPAFSWSTRDNPLLDGEPEARRRLLDQGIVSKKPLEVEVLSRYRRVLVAKRRLLADGGGTSSGDTLESWNRLLAEFGNELIRLRYTYLSELQAALAETLIESGIELQPVELRYRPNPESGAESVEGFLRALELERKSELRRRRSLVGPHRDRLEIRWGMSDIGRSASAGERKLFGLVLTAARRRALRAGGREPIILLDDLDATLDGPHLEAAWRLFDNVPQVVASSADPATGRRFNGVSSWCLKDGRIEPL
- the dnaN gene encoding DNA polymerase III subunit beta, giving the protein MEVRVKRSSLLSELIPMQGIVERRTTIPVLSHILLRAADDRLHFASTDLDVSLTSSCEAELSSTGSIAVQARKFLEIIRAVGAEDVNLKLEDEKRLSIDAGHSHFKINGLAAEDFPTLPEVADDQELTIPFELLKKAIGRIIFAVSTEESRFQLNGALLKLNDDGVELVATDGHRLALIENDLPGSSVAEGVLVPRKALHELQRFEEAGDLSFRRSEHHLSFRLGSRELICRILEGTFPDYNRVISKENDKQAVFDKKALSQAVQRVALLTGDRARAVRLELASGNLVITAANPDLGEAMEELACDYEGEELKIGMNPDYLVHFLAALDTDKVRLDLKDENTQCIGYPVDGEDKRYLCVIMPMRI